From Clavelina lepadiformis chromosome 9, kaClaLepa1.1, whole genome shotgun sequence, the proteins below share one genomic window:
- the LOC143470392 gene encoding ubiquitin-conjugating enzyme E2 variant 2-like, giving the protein MSTCEKPRTFVLLEELDEGIKGEGDGTISWGLCDDEDSSLTKWIGTIIGPPKTVFEGRIYQLVLHCGEKYPKVAPEVKFNTKVNLPFVSATGHIDSRRFHYLLNWTKSCTMKSLLKEIRRLMTERSYQKLKQPPENMEY; this is encoded by the exons ATGAGCACTTGTG AGAAACCTCGGACGTTTGTTCTCCTCGAAGAACTTGATGAAGGAATTAAAGGTGAAGGTGATGGCACCATCAGCTGGGGTTTGTGTGATGATGAAGATTCTTCATTGACAAAGTGGATTGGAACTATAATTGGACCACCAAAG ACAGTATTTGAAGGAAGGATATACCAACTTGTCTTACACTGTGGAGAAAAATATCCCAAGGTTGCACCAGAAGTAAAATTCAACACTAAAGTTAACTTACCGTTTGTTTCAGCAACAGGTCAC atTGATAGTAGAAGATTTCATTACTTGTTGAACTGGACCAAAAGTTGCACAATGAAATcacttttaaaagaaattcgTCGCCTTATGACAGAAAGGTCTTACCAAAAGTTAAAGCAGCCACCAGAGAATATGgaatattaa
- the LOC143470389 gene encoding sodium-dependent multivitamin transporter-like codes for MEKQYFEVWDYVIFSVCLLSSLAIGIYHAFAGGQQTTTNEFLMADRRMNYAPVSLSLLVTIMSAITVLGVPSEVFQHGTSYGMFSFSYFIFIPIVAHGLVPVFYDMKITSVYEYLGRRFSRVVRLCATVAYMVMMITYMGVVLYTPALAINAVTDLNVWVSVVGLCVICTIYTGLGGLKAVIWTDVFQAIVMLLAQIVVIFIGSSKSGGFSTIFKLAAESGKLAPLNFNPSPLVAHTFWALTFGGTFLCMGIYGVNQTAVQRVISCKSKRHAQITVYLNFPLLQLVMVIACVLGLVMFAEYRCNNPLAYGAKSDQLLLYYVMNVLGDYPGIPGLFVACLFCASLSTISSCFSSLSTVALRDIIQPNINLSDRAATFLSKCLILFFGLLCFLMALVASQLDSVLKAALSILGIMGGPMLSLFILGMFCRYINSTGALSGFLVSSAIAFWIGFGGLAYRMGVPRMPSPPILDHSCAPLTNYTSTVTSAIVDQTTDADLLVPAVNTYYDGINIVYKLSYMWYSGMSVLVSFVVASFVSLVTGREEILDEEALHPLFRAGGYFGPKTNQPNKEELISLETKISTPGITT; via the exons aTGGAGAAGCAGTATTTTGAAGTATGGGATTATGTGATATTTTCAGTTTGTCTTCTAAGTTCACTTGCTATCGGAATATACCATGCTTTTGCAGGCGGCCAACAAACCACCACCAACGAATTTCTTATGGCAGATAG GAGAATGAACTACGCCCCGGTGTCACTTTCGCTTCTGGTAACTATTATGTCCGCTATCACTGTTCTTGGGGTACCATCTGAAGTATTTCAACACGGCACAAGCTACggaatgttttcattttcttatttcattttcattccGATTGTTGCACATGGATTAGTCCCTGTCTTCTACGACATGAAAATTACATCCGTCTATGAA TATCTTGGCCGTCGTTTCTCAAGGGTTGTTCGCCTCTGTGCGACGGTGGCTTATATGGTGATGATGATTACATATATGGGAGTTGTGCTTTACACGCCTGCCCTGGCTATAAATGCAG TTACGGACTTAAATGTGTGGGTATCAGTAGTTGGACTTTGTGTAATATGCACCATCTACACAGGACTGGGTGGGCTGAAGGCAGTAATATGGACTGACGTGTTTCAG gcaATTGTGATGCTGCTGGCACAGATAGTTGTAATCTTTATTGGGAGCAGTAAATCAGGCGGTTTCAGCACCATCTTCAAGCTAGCTGCGGAATCTGGGAAACTAGCACCCCTGAA ttttaacCCATCGCCTCTGGTCGCCCATACATTTTGGGCCCTGACTTTCGGTGGTACGTTTTTATGCATGGGAATATATGGCGTAAACCAGACAGCCGTGCAACGAGTAATTAGCTGCAAATCTAAAAGACACGCTCAAAT CACTGTTTACCTCAACTTCCCCCTACTCCAGCTAGTGATGGTCATTGCCTGTGTCCTGGGTTTGGTGATGTTTGCAGAGTACAGGTGCAACAACCCGCTTGCGTACGGTGCTAAATCAGATCAACTTCTTCTGTACTACGTCATGAATGTGTTGGGTGATTATCCTGGGATTCCTGGACTCTTCGTTGCGTGTCTCTTTTGTGCATCATTGAG CACCATTTCATCCTGCTTTAGTTCATTGTCAACCGTGGCATTAAGGGACATCATCCAGCCCAATATTAACCTCTCAGACCG GGCTGCAACGTTTCTTTCCAAATGTCTCATTctcttttttggtttattgtgtttcttgatGGCGCTTGTTGCTTCACAGCTGGACAGTGTTTTGAAAGCTGCATTGAGCATTCTTGGGATTATGGGTG GACCAATGCTAAGCCTCTTTATTCTTGGAATGTTTTGTCGTTACATTAATTCGACCGGAGCATTGAGTGGATTTCTGGTATCAAGTGCTATTGCATTCTGGATAGGCTTTGGTGGTCTTGCCTACAGGATGGGTGTCCCAAGGATGCCTTCACCACCTATTCTTGACCAT AGTTGTGCACCTTTGACAAATTACACGAGCACAGTGACATCTGCTATCGTTGACcaaacaactgatgctgattTATTG GTGCCTGCAGTCAATACGTACTACGATGGAATCAACATTGTGTATAAATTGTCTTACATGTGGTACAGTGGCATGAGTGTGCTTGTCTCCTTTGTGGTGGCATCGTTTGTGTCATTGGTGACAg GTCGCGAAGAAATCCTTGATGAAGAAGCCTTGCATCCCCTTTTTCGTGCCGGTGGTTACTTTGGCCCAAAGACAAATCAACCAAACAAGGAGGAATTGATATctttagaaacaaaaatatcaactcCTGGTATTACAACATGA
- the LOC143471219 gene encoding apolipoprotein(a)-like isoform X2, translated as MKNFGLKSKCPNVECDKKCKDEHKEKDDNGCTTCRCTKQLGDLLLTEAQINWIDDQEKSGDGSPRAASSVVKKWTRDVTADGYYRIPYNYSDDIHSRPQHRANIIKAISILNALTCLEFQPATQVDINQMYFIVDEGCWSYVGRQGGKQKISIDDGCQSVGTILHEIMHALGFWHEQSRSDRNDFVKVLKRNIESDKKDNFFKISSSVLESYNSAYDYKSVMHYNGYSFSKNGKPTLTNVRTGKAVVNQRIMLSREDQLQLRAMYNCKGLRKVPETTDCMHPLDQGASYRGTASVTKSGYTCQRWDRQSPHSHYFDPSHITGAGLENNYCRNPNLKNKPWCYSTNLRRKWEYCSIPICDNPVREIFSPHSPRNNRGFWSDWSEWGQCRATCGSGYQYRTHHCIGADVGSAQCPGEYWESVPCRVPCASRPASGDWQTWWSWSACDAVCVQGNNGHRYRVRACSSEYCEGDTIEEEMCFQPSCPTYDGNDCFNKNDPAAYRGTLAFAMTGATCIPWKRTIINIDTYPNADLRENYCRNMGNSDGLVCFVKKKRTKRCAPPKCRNNEAYWSDYSDWSACTVTCDGGFKYRTRTCIRGAISEGSCIGDVVQSKECNTNECGDGTIALPVAPVTHTPPSIPASTGSRGCVVLGEPQLYRGTVSKTFTSCLYWDSQTPHAHDYTTLEKFVSAGLTENYCRAPEADDSWPWCLALLSGVATKLSCDVAACEPGNVEN; from the exons ATGAAGAACTTTggtttaaaaa GTAAATGCCCCAACGTGGAATGtgacaaaaaatgcaaagatGAACATAAGGAAAAGGATGACAATGGTTGCACGACTTGCAGGTGTACGAAACAGCTGGGAGATTTACTTTTAACAG AAGCACAAATTAATTGGATAGATGACCAGGAAAAGTCTGGGGATGGTAGCCCAAGAGCTGCATCATCTGTTGTTAAAAAATGGACGAGAGATGTCACAGCTGATGGTTATTACAGAATCCCCTACAATTACTCAGATGACATAC ATTCTCGGCCTCAACACCGAGCTAACATTATCAAAGCTATTTCAATTCTCAACGCGCTGACTTGCTTAGAGTTCCAGCCAGCAACCCAAGTAGACATAAATCAGATGTATTTCATTGTTGATGAAGGATGTTGGTCTTACGTTGGGAGGCAAGGTGGTAAACAGAAG ATTTCTATTGACGACGGATGTCAGAGCGTAGGAACCATCCTGCACGAGATCATGCATGCATTGGGATTCTGGCACGAACAATCACGAAGCGATCGGAATGATTTTGTCAAAGTGTTAAAACGGAACATTGAATCTG ACAAGAAAGACAACTTTTTCAAGATAAGCTCGTCCGTTCTTGAATCGTATAACTCTGCATATGATTATAAATCTGTCATGCACTACAATGGCTACTCGTTCTCTAAGAATGGAAAACCAACCTTAACTAATGT ACGAACCGGAAAAGCTGTGGTCAATCAAAGAATCATGCTTTCTCGTGAGGACCAACTACAGCTTCGAGCAATGTATAACTGCAAAGGTTTACGGAAAGTTCCGGAAACGACAGACTGCATGCACCCTCTGGACCAAGGGGCAAGTTATAGGGGCACAGCTTCAGTGACGAAAAGTGGGTACACCTGTCAGAGATGGGATCGCCAATCACCACATTCTCATTATTT tGATCCATCTCACATAACTGGAGCTGGTTTAGAGAATAACTACTGTCGTAATCCTAATCTCAAGAACAAGCCATGGTGCTACAGCACGAACTTGAGAAGGAAATGGGAATACTGCTCCATTCCAATTTGTGACAATCCAG TCCGAGAAATTTTCTCGCCCCACTCACCCAGAAACAATCGTGGTTTCTGGTCTGATTGGTCGGAATGGGGGCAGTGTAGAGCCACTTGCGGAAGTGGGTACCAGTACAG GACTCATCACTGCATCGGAGCTGATGTTGGATCTGCTCAATGTCCTGGAGAATATTGGGAGAGCGTTCCTTGTCGTGTCCCCTGCGCTAGTCGTCCTGCATCAG GAGACTGGCAGACCTGGTGGTCCTGGTCAGCGTGTGATGCAGTGTGCGTGCAAGGAAACAACGGACATCGATATCGTGTGAGGGCTTGCAGCAGTGAATACTGCGAAGGAGACACAATAGAAGAAGAAATGTGCTTTCAACCAAGCTGTCCGACCT ATGATGGCAATGATTGCTTTAACAAGAACGATCCTGCTGCATACAGAGGGACCCTTGCTTTTGCAATGACTGGTGCGACGTGCATCCCATGGAAAAGAACAATAAT AAATATCGATACTTATCCAAACGCTGACTTGCGTGAGAATTACTGCCGTAACATGGGTAACAGCGATggtcttgtttgttttgttaagaAGAAAAGGACAAAACGTTGCGCACCTCCAAAATGCCGGAATAATG AAGCGTATTGGTCCGACTACTCCGACTGGTCAGCGTGCACAGTGACATGTGATGGAGGCTTCAAATATCGAACCAGAACTTGTATTCGAGGAGCCATCAGTGAAGGTTCCTGCATCGGTGACGTAGTGCAAAGCAAAGAATGCAACACCAATGAATGCGGCG ATGGTACAATTGCTCTTCCGGTTGCCCCAGTTACCCATACCCCACCCTCTATACCCGCATCGACTGGTAGTCGTGGTTGTGTGGTGTTGGGTGAACCACAACTTTACAGGGGTACAGTTTCAAAGACGTTCACCAGCTGTCTTTATTGGGACTCACAGACACCCCATGCTCATGATTATAC CACTCTGGAAAAATTTGTCTCTGCCGGACTGACCGAAAATTATTGCCGGGCGCCAGAAGCAGATGATTCATGGCCTTGGTGCTTAGCTTTGCTCTCCGGAGTCGCAACAAAATTATCTTGCGATGTTGCCGCCTGTGAGCCAGGTAACGTCGAAAACTAA
- the LOC143470391 gene encoding putative methyltransferase-like protein 25 yields the protein MGKDAESLYSSMTHIQQYITKYGELGNAHMVEYFTKDHWNNLLPQDLRTDLMKLSVDQLYTLPLELSCSNVKNFEKDPKATVSIGKTLLSFIQESKVCHLGAQDILTNINDLKSALNYTRTGQMDKQLANVKSKEYMCQKKAHEITEMSPVIDALCCHCNTSKVLDVGSGRGYLSTFLSLRYQLDVTAVDCTENNTISASLRAEKFFKYWNKRLSGKKNISQASVTEVTTSQRPSAAVPSFKSAYVSCDTELVDLQPSDTDITHGCVIVGLHTCGDLASTITELFVKHSFIKGLCVVGCCYHHLTEKYDQTEHERVGFPLSSYLKNQHVHLGRNIRMVGLKAPEKVAVSDIAQMSNSSERSLFYRAILTVILQEEFLMDISRKDICIGKVFSKSKSFIDYVQRSVKKLNLNCDKLSDERIMDYLHKFQPRFKEIIAFAMMRQFLAPAIEALIVLDKLCYLLESAESFNISQCHVSEIFNPIKSPRRYAIVAFKS from the exons ATGGGAAAAGATGCTGAAAGCCTTTATTCTTCTATGACGCATATACAACAATACATAACGAAATATGGAGAATTGGGCAATGCTCATATGGTGGAATATTTCACTAAGGATCACTGGAATAATCTCTTGCCACAGGATCTGAGAACTGACTTAATGAAACTCAGTGTGGATCAATTATACACTTTGCCACTTGAGCTGAGTTGCAGTaatgttaaaaactttgaaaaagaTCCAAAAGCAACTGTATCTATAGGGAAAACTTTATTAAGTTTCATTCAAGAATCTAAAGTTTGTCACTTGGGAGCACAGGATATTTTGACGAACATAAATGACCTGAAATCAGCATTGAATTACACGCGTACTGGGCAAATGGACAAGCAACTGGCAAATGTGAAGTCAAAAGAATATATGTGCCAAAAGAAAGCACACGAAATCACAGAAATGTCACCAGTGATAGATGCCCTGTGCTGTCACTGCAACACATCAAAAGTGTTGGATGTTGGCTCAGGTAGAGGCTACTTGAGCACTTTCTTGTCCTTGCGATATCAATTAGATGTGACTGCTGTTGATTGCACTGAAAATAACACAATTAGTGCCAGTCTCCGAGCAGAGAAATTTTTTAAGTACTGGAATAAGCGTTTAAGTGGaaagaaaaatatatcacAGGCCTCTGTGACTGAAGTAACCACCAGTCAAAGACCATCTGCCGCAGTGCCCAGTTTCAAATCAGCTTACGTCTCTTGTGACACTGAACTAGTTGATTTACAACCATCGGATACTGACATAACACACGGATGCGTCATTGTTGGACTTCACACGTGTGGAGATTTAGCGTCAACAATCACCGAACTGTTTGTGAAACATTCGTTCATCAAAGGCTTATGTGTTGTTGGTTGTTGCTATCATCACCTTACCGAAAAGTATGATCAGACTGAGCACGAAAGAG TTGGCTTTCCACTTTCGTCTTACTTGAAAAATCAGCATGTGCATTTGGGGAGAAATATACGAATGGTTGGTTTAAAAGCACCGGAAAAAGTGGCCGTGTCGGATATTGCTCAAATGAGTAACAGTTCTGAAAG GTCACTCTTTTATCGAGCAATTTTAACAGTGATTTTGCAAGAAGAGTTTCTAATGGATATTAGTCGTAAAGATATTTGCATTGGAAAAGtcttttcaaaatcaaaaagcTTCATTGATTATGTACAACGCTCAGTAAAAAAGCTCAACCTTAACTGTGACAAGCTAAGTGATGAGAGAATAATGGATTACTTACACAAATTCCAACCTCGTTTTAAAGAGATCATCGCCTTCGCCATGATGAGACAATTTTTGGCGCCTGCTATTGAAGCATTGATTGTTCTTGACAAACTTTGTTACTTATTGGAAAGTGCCGAGTCCTTCAATATTTCGCAGTGTCATGTTTCTGAAATTTTCAATCCTATAAAATCTCCACGAAGATATGCAATTGTTGCTTTCAAATCGTAG
- the LOC143471219 gene encoding apolipoprotein(a)-like isoform X1, translated as MHLYFYIVVFLITVLLYAEAGKCPNVECDKKCKDEHKEKDDNGCTTCRCTKQLGDLLLTEAQINWIDDQEKSGDGSPRAASSVVKKWTRDVTADGYYRIPYNYSDDIHSRPQHRANIIKAISILNALTCLEFQPATQVDINQMYFIVDEGCWSYVGRQGGKQKISIDDGCQSVGTILHEIMHALGFWHEQSRSDRNDFVKVLKRNIESDKKDNFFKISSSVLESYNSAYDYKSVMHYNGYSFSKNGKPTLTNVRTGKAVVNQRIMLSREDQLQLRAMYNCKGLRKVPETTDCMHPLDQGASYRGTASVTKSGYTCQRWDRQSPHSHYFDPSHITGAGLENNYCRNPNLKNKPWCYSTNLRRKWEYCSIPICDNPVREIFSPHSPRNNRGFWSDWSEWGQCRATCGSGYQYRTHHCIGADVGSAQCPGEYWESVPCRVPCASRPASGDWQTWWSWSACDAVCVQGNNGHRYRVRACSSEYCEGDTIEEEMCFQPSCPTYDGNDCFNKNDPAAYRGTLAFAMTGATCIPWKRTIINIDTYPNADLRENYCRNMGNSDGLVCFVKKKRTKRCAPPKCRNNEAYWSDYSDWSACTVTCDGGFKYRTRTCIRGAISEGSCIGDVVQSKECNTNECGDGTIALPVAPVTHTPPSIPASTGSRGCVVLGEPQLYRGTVSKTFTSCLYWDSQTPHAHDYTTLEKFVSAGLTENYCRAPEADDSWPWCLALLSGVATKLSCDVAACEPGNVEN; from the exons ATGcacttatatttttacatcGTGGTCTTTCTTATCACCGTGTTGCTGTACGCAGAAGCAG GTAAATGCCCCAACGTGGAATGtgacaaaaaatgcaaagatGAACATAAGGAAAAGGATGACAATGGTTGCACGACTTGCAGGTGTACGAAACAGCTGGGAGATTTACTTTTAACAG AAGCACAAATTAATTGGATAGATGACCAGGAAAAGTCTGGGGATGGTAGCCCAAGAGCTGCATCATCTGTTGTTAAAAAATGGACGAGAGATGTCACAGCTGATGGTTATTACAGAATCCCCTACAATTACTCAGATGACATAC ATTCTCGGCCTCAACACCGAGCTAACATTATCAAAGCTATTTCAATTCTCAACGCGCTGACTTGCTTAGAGTTCCAGCCAGCAACCCAAGTAGACATAAATCAGATGTATTTCATTGTTGATGAAGGATGTTGGTCTTACGTTGGGAGGCAAGGTGGTAAACAGAAG ATTTCTATTGACGACGGATGTCAGAGCGTAGGAACCATCCTGCACGAGATCATGCATGCATTGGGATTCTGGCACGAACAATCACGAAGCGATCGGAATGATTTTGTCAAAGTGTTAAAACGGAACATTGAATCTG ACAAGAAAGACAACTTTTTCAAGATAAGCTCGTCCGTTCTTGAATCGTATAACTCTGCATATGATTATAAATCTGTCATGCACTACAATGGCTACTCGTTCTCTAAGAATGGAAAACCAACCTTAACTAATGT ACGAACCGGAAAAGCTGTGGTCAATCAAAGAATCATGCTTTCTCGTGAGGACCAACTACAGCTTCGAGCAATGTATAACTGCAAAGGTTTACGGAAAGTTCCGGAAACGACAGACTGCATGCACCCTCTGGACCAAGGGGCAAGTTATAGGGGCACAGCTTCAGTGACGAAAAGTGGGTACACCTGTCAGAGATGGGATCGCCAATCACCACATTCTCATTATTT tGATCCATCTCACATAACTGGAGCTGGTTTAGAGAATAACTACTGTCGTAATCCTAATCTCAAGAACAAGCCATGGTGCTACAGCACGAACTTGAGAAGGAAATGGGAATACTGCTCCATTCCAATTTGTGACAATCCAG TCCGAGAAATTTTCTCGCCCCACTCACCCAGAAACAATCGTGGTTTCTGGTCTGATTGGTCGGAATGGGGGCAGTGTAGAGCCACTTGCGGAAGTGGGTACCAGTACAG GACTCATCACTGCATCGGAGCTGATGTTGGATCTGCTCAATGTCCTGGAGAATATTGGGAGAGCGTTCCTTGTCGTGTCCCCTGCGCTAGTCGTCCTGCATCAG GAGACTGGCAGACCTGGTGGTCCTGGTCAGCGTGTGATGCAGTGTGCGTGCAAGGAAACAACGGACATCGATATCGTGTGAGGGCTTGCAGCAGTGAATACTGCGAAGGAGACACAATAGAAGAAGAAATGTGCTTTCAACCAAGCTGTCCGACCT ATGATGGCAATGATTGCTTTAACAAGAACGATCCTGCTGCATACAGAGGGACCCTTGCTTTTGCAATGACTGGTGCGACGTGCATCCCATGGAAAAGAACAATAAT AAATATCGATACTTATCCAAACGCTGACTTGCGTGAGAATTACTGCCGTAACATGGGTAACAGCGATggtcttgtttgttttgttaagaAGAAAAGGACAAAACGTTGCGCACCTCCAAAATGCCGGAATAATG AAGCGTATTGGTCCGACTACTCCGACTGGTCAGCGTGCACAGTGACATGTGATGGAGGCTTCAAATATCGAACCAGAACTTGTATTCGAGGAGCCATCAGTGAAGGTTCCTGCATCGGTGACGTAGTGCAAAGCAAAGAATGCAACACCAATGAATGCGGCG ATGGTACAATTGCTCTTCCGGTTGCCCCAGTTACCCATACCCCACCCTCTATACCCGCATCGACTGGTAGTCGTGGTTGTGTGGTGTTGGGTGAACCACAACTTTACAGGGGTACAGTTTCAAAGACGTTCACCAGCTGTCTTTATTGGGACTCACAGACACCCCATGCTCATGATTATAC CACTCTGGAAAAATTTGTCTCTGCCGGACTGACCGAAAATTATTGCCGGGCGCCAGAAGCAGATGATTCATGGCCTTGGTGCTTAGCTTTGCTCTCCGGAGTCGCAACAAAATTATCTTGCGATGTTGCCGCCTGTGAGCCAGGTAACGTCGAAAACTAA
- the LOC143470390 gene encoding DNA-(apurinic or apyrimidinic site) endonuclease 2-like produces MKIVTWNINGIRATKKSFKEILEKTNADVLCLQETKITRDQLESEIAIIDGYNSYFSFSEVRSGYSGVAVYCKDIYTPISAQAGLSNLYESKSGKGAVGCYGKLTTIFTQDRLKDLDREGRTLITQFELRSSKNETCKLTLINVYCPRADPEKEERKIFKLDFYKALEERAKALIESGSFVCIVGDINTSHKEIDHCDPNDPIVFYDNPCRVWLDSFLYKNGDYKDIAAEVSDTRNQILGLFVDSFRYFYPNKQNMFTCWCTTSRARETNYGTRIDYIFCDTKLVPRLKSCEILTEVYGSDHCPVEADVEAEVVGAKICPVLCSCYMPEFAGRQRKISHFVQKMQTVPSKTSTSETSLTKKRLLNESRPVGNLKNVKKRKTGQSTLTSFIKNKEVNSTKNNKVEEKVVPAMHKSDVKPSNTNSKVGKPSDSKASQFWKSVLKGPEPPPLCAGHSEPSVLRTVKKDGPNLGQKFYCCGRPDGHSSNPEARCQFFVWVKNKK; encoded by the exons ATGAAGATTGTCACTTGGAATATAAATGGTATTCGGGCAAccaaaaaatcatttaaagaGATTTTAGAAAAGACAAATGCAGATGTGCTCTGTTTGCAAGAGACGAAGATAACAA GAGATcagcttgaaagtgaaatAGCCATAATTGATGGATACAACTCCTATTTTAGCTTTTCCGAAGTTCGATCTGGTTATTCTG GAGTCGCAGTCTATTGCAAAGATATTTACACCCCCATATCAGCCCAAGCTGGATTAAGTAACCTTTATGAATCAAAATCTGGCAAAGGAGCAGTCGGGTGCTATGGAAAATTAACCACAATATTCACACAAGATCGCTTAAAGGACCTTGACAGGGAAGGGAGAACGCTTATTACACAGTTTGAATTAAG GAGTTCCAAGAATGAAACCTGCAAACTGACTCTGATCAATGTTTATTGCCCAAGAGCTGATCCAGAGAAGGAAGAGCGTAAAATCTTCAAACTCGACTTTTACAAAGCATTGGAAGAAAGAGCAAAAGCTCTGATTGAAAGTGGCAG CTTTGTGTGCATTGTTGGTGATATTAACACTTCTCACAAAGAAATTGATCACTGTGATCCAAATGACCCG ATTGTCTTCTATGATAATCCATGCCGGGTGTGGTTGGATTCTTTTCTATATAAAAATGGTGACTACAAAGACATAGCGGCAGAAGTATCAGACACACGTAATCAGATTCTTGGACTGTTTGTTGATTCATTTCGATACTTTTATCCAAACAAACAGAACATGTTTACATGTTGGTGTACTACAAGCAGAGCACGTGAAACTAATTATGGCACCAGGATCGATTACATTTTCTGCGACACAAAATTAGTTCCAAGATTAAAATCATGTGAAATACTGACTGAGGTTTACGGCTCTGACCATTGTCCAGTTGAAGCTGATGTTGAAGCAGAAGTAGTTGGAGCTAAAATCTGTCCAGTCCTCTGTAGTTGTTACATGCCTGAATTCGCTGGTAGACAGCGGAAAATATCACATTTTGTCCAGAAAATGCAAACGGTACCTTCAAAAACCTCTACTTCAGAGACAAGCTTAACTAAAAAGCGTTTGCTTAATGAAAGCCGTCCTGTCGGTAATCTCAAAAATGTAAAGAAGAGAAAAACTGGACAGTCAACATTGAcaagtttcataaaaaataaagaagttaatagcaccaaaaacaataaagttgAAGAGAAAGTTGTGCCAGCTATGCATAAATCAGATGTTAAACCTTCGAACACAAATTCAAAAGTTGGAAAACCCAGTGATTCAAAAGCATCACAGTTTTGGAAATCAGTTTTGAAGGGACCTGAACCACCACCATTGTGTGCAGGCCACAGTGAGCCATCTGTTTTGCGTACTGTAAAAAAGGACGGGCCTAATCTAGGGCAAAAGTTTTACTGTTGTGGAAGGCCTGATGGCCATTCTTCAAACCCAGAAGCAAGATGTCAATTTTTTGTgtgggtaaagaacaaaaaataa